The Usitatibacter rugosus genome segment GCTCGGTCATGAACACCTGGTACGCGGGCCAGCCCAGCACCGTCCCGGTGCCCACGAGGAAGCCCACGGTGTAGAGGACCGGCATCGAGAGCACGCCGAACCATGCGCACAGCGGCACCGCGAGCAGCGCCAGGCCGCGGCCGACGTCCGACGCGATGATCACCGGGAGCTTCGGCGTGCGGTCGACGATGACGCCCGCGAACAGCCCGAAGAGCGGGAAGGGCAGCGCCTCGAGGGCCGTGAGCACGCCCACCTCGAACGGGCTCGCGTCCAGCAGCAGGGCGGCCGTGAGCGGCAGCGCCAGGAAGGTGATCTGCCCGCCGAAGTGGGTGATCGTGAGCGAGCCCCAGAGCTTGCGGAAGTCCGAGGAGAGCCAGAGGCCCGTGAACCACAGGCGGGGGTGCAGCGATTTGATCAGGGAAGCCATGTTCTTCTTGTCCTTCGTCCAATAGCGCGACCTGTGTCGCGAATCCAGCGCGACACTCGTGAGGCTTGTCGGGCTAGGGGGTCAACGACGGCGGAGGACGGAATTCCCGAACCACGCCGAAGCGGCCATGCGAATGCCGCCGCGCAGCGCGCTGGAGGCAATGACCGGGAGGTCGTGGGATCGCATGTTCTAAATGTCCGGATCGGGGTGGGGAATTCGTGCAGCCATTATATACTTCGCGCCACTCTCAAGTCACGGGGATACCCCATGTTCGGCCGGCTGCTCCCCCAGGAAGGGCGGTACTTCGAGCTCTTCAACGCCCATGCGGACCAAGTGGTGATCGCCGCGCGCCACCTGCAGGAGCTGATGCGCGACTTCGAGAACCGCGACAAGTATGCGAAGGCCATCGACGAGGCCGAGCACGCCGCCGACCGGATCACGCAGGAAGCCATCCGCCTGCTGCATACCACTTTCATTACCCCGCTCGACCGCGACCAGATCCACGGCCTGGTGAATACCCTCGACGACATCTGCGACCTGATGCAGGACACGGCCGAGTCGATCACGCTCTACGACATCAAGCGGATCACGCCGGAGACCGAGCGCCTGGCCGACATCGCGGTGAAGTGCTGCGAGCGCGTGAAGGACGTGGTGAACCTGATCGGCAAGCCCGAGCAGTCGGAAGCGCTGCTGAAGACCTGCGAGGAGATCGACCGGCTGGAAAGCGACGCCGACCG includes the following:
- a CDS encoding DUF47 domain-containing protein yields the protein MFGRLLPQEGRYFELFNAHADQVVIAARHLQELMRDFENRDKYAKAIDEAEHAADRITQEAIRLLHTTFITPLDRDQIHGLVNTLDDICDLMQDTAESITLYDIKRITPETERLADIAVKCCERVKDVVNLIGKPEQSEALLKTCEEIDRLESDADRVMRSALSRLFREEQDAREIIKMKAIYELLEEITDRCMDLANLAEGIVLENS